The Borreliella mayonii genomic interval CACTAGCAGCTTTTAACAATTCTTTCTTCTCCTTACCAGCAGCCTTACCAGCAGTAGCCTCAGCAGCATCAACAATCGCCTTCATCCCCTTAGCAATCCCCTGAACACTGCTTGCATCAGCTGCACCAGCACCAGCACCAGCAGCATTAGCATTCACAACATTCCCAATCGAAGTATCACCACCACTAGCTGCCTTAGCAGCCTTATTAGCAGTCTCAGTAATCGTCTCAACAGCACTTTTCACCCCATCCTTATGATTGGCATGATGAGCATCAGCAACAGCAAATTTTCCATTCTTAGCCATACCCCGCAGCACAATAGCAGCAGCAACCTTACTATTCTGATTCATATTACCACCAGCAGCAAAAGCACCACCAGCCTGAGCTGCCCCAATAGCAGCCGAAATCGGATTAGTAGCAGCAGCAGCCTGCTGACCAGCACCAGCACCACTCTTTCCAGCAGCATCAACAATCTCTTTTAATATCTGCTCACCACTAACTGCATTTATAGCCCCAGCCGCTTTCTGTGCTTGTGCATTATCAGCACCCTGGTCAGCAGCCCCAGAGAATAAATGCCCCGCATTCGCATTACCAATCCCAGTGTCACTAGCAGCTTTTAACAATTCTTTCTTCTCCTTACCAGCAGCCTTACCAGCAGTAGCCTCAGCAGCATCAACAATCGCCTTCATCCCCTTAGCAATCCCCTTAACACTGCTTGCATCAGCTGCACCAGCACCAGCAGCAGCCCTCACAACATTTCCAATCGAAGTATCACCACCACTAGCTGCCTTAGCAGCTTCCTTAGCAGCTTCCTTAGCAGCATCAGCAATCGCCTTCAACAGCACTTTTCACCCCATCCTTATGATTGTCATGAGCAGCATTAGTAACAGCAAATTTTCCATTCTTAGCCATACCCCGCAGCACAATAGCAGCAGCAACCTTACTATTCTGATTCATATTACCACCATCAGCAAAAGCACCACCATTACCCTCAGCTGCCCCAATAGCAGCCGAAATCGGATTAGTAGCCGCAGCAGCAGCAGCACCATCACCATCACCATTCTTTCCAGCAGCATCAACAATCTCTTTTAATATCTGCTCACCACTAACTGCATTTATAGCCCCAGCCGCTTTCTGTGCTTGTGCATTATTAGCACCCTGGTTAGCAGCCCCAGAGAATAAATGCCCCGCATTCGCATTATCAGTCCCAGTAGCAGTCCCAGTGTCACTAGCAGCTTTTAATAATTCTTTCTTCTCCTTACTACCAGCAGCCTTACCAGCAGTAGCCTCAGCAGCATCAACAATCGCCTTCATCCCCTTAGCAATCCCCTGAACACTGCTTGCATCAGCTACACCAGCAGCACCAGCATTAGCATTCACAACATTCCCAATTGAAGTATCACCACCACTAGCTGCCTTAGCAGCCTCCTTAGCAGCATCAGCAATCGCCTTCAACAGCACTTTTCACCCCATCCTTTTGATTGGCATGATCAGCATTAGCAACAGCAAATTTTCCATTCTTAGCCATACCCCGCAGCACAATAGCAGCAGCAACCTTACTATTCTGATTCATATTACCACCATTACCAAAAGCAGCACCATCACCCTGATCTGCCCCAATAGCAGCCGAAATCGGATTAGTAGCCGCAGCAGCCTGCTGACCAGCAGCACCATCACCACTCTTCTCAGCAGCATCAACAATCTCTTTTAATATCTGCTCACCACTAACTGCATTTATAGCCCCAGCCGCTTTCTGTGCTTGTGCATTATCAGCACCCTGGTTAGCAGCCCCAGAGAATAAATGCCCCGCATCCGCATTATCAGTCCCAGTGTCACTAGCAGCTTTTAACAATTCTTTCTTCTCCTCCTTACTACCAGCAGCCTTACCAGCAGTAGCCTCAGCAGCATCAACAATCGCCTTCATCCCCTTAGCAATCCCCTTAACACTGCTTGCATCAGCTACACCAGCACCAGCAGCAGCCCTCACAACATTTCCAATCGAAGTATTGTCACCATCACTAGCTGCCTTAGCAGCTTCCTTAGCAGCATCAGCAATCGCCTTCAACAGCACTTTTCACCCCATCCTTTTGATTGGCATGAGCAGCATCAGCAACAGCAAATTTTCCATCCTTAGCCATACCCCGCAGCACAATAGCAGCAGCAACCTTACTATTCTGATTCATATTACCATTACCAGCAGTAAAAGCAGCACCAGCCTGAGCTGCCCCAATAGCAGCCGAAATCGGATTATTAGCAGCAGCAGCCTGCTGACCAGCACCATCACCACTCTTCTCAGCAGCATCAACAATCTCTTTTAATATCTGCTCACCACTAACTGCATTTATAGCCCCAGCCGCTTTCTGTGCTTGTGCATTATTAGCACCCTGGTTAGCAGCCCCAGAGAATAAATGCCCCGCATCCGCATTATCAGTCCCAGTAGCACTAGCAGCTTTTAACAATTCTTTCTTCTCCTCCTTACTACCAGCAGCCTTACCAGCAGTAGCCTCAGCAGCATCAACAATCGCCTTCATCCCCTTAGCAATCCCCTTAACACTGCTTGCATCAGCTACACCAGCACCAGCATTAGCATTCACAACATTCCCAATCGAAGTATCACCACCACTAGCTGCCTTAGCAGCCTCCTTAGCAGCATCAGCAATCGCCTTCAACAGCACTTTTCACCCCATCCTTATGATTGGCATGAGCAGCATCAACAGCAAATTTTCCATCCTTAGCCATACCCCGCAGCACAATAGCAGCAGCAACCTTACTATTCTGATTCATACCACCACCAGCAGCAGTAAAAGCACCATTACCCTGAGCTGCCCCAATAGCAGCCGAAATCGGATTAGTAGCAGCAGCAGCCTGCTGACCACCAGCAGCACCACTCTTCTCAGCAGCATCAACAATCTCTTTTAATATCTGCTCACCACTAACTGCATTTATAGCCCCAGCCGCTTTCTGTGCTTGTGCATTATTAGCACCCTGGTTAGCAGCCCCAGAGAATAAATGCCCCGCATCCGCATTATCAGTCCCAGTGTCACTAGCAGCTTTTAACAATTCTTTCTTCTCCTCCTTACTACCAGCAGCCTTACCAGCAGTAGCCTCAGCAGCATCAACAATCGCCTTCATCCCCTTAGCAATCCCCTGAACACTGCTTGCATCAGCTGCACCAGCAGCAGCAGCATCACTCACAACATTTCCAATCGAAGTATCACCACCACTAGCTGCCTTAGCAGCCTCCTTAGCAGCATCAGCAATCGCCTTCAACATTTCGCTAATTTCTTTGATAGCACTATCAACAGCATTACCTGCATCATTTGCAGTGTCATTTCCAGTTTTGCCTGTAGTGCCTTCCCCATTTCCTTTAGGCAAACTAGCAAGGCTGGAAATTGTTGTTTCTAGTTTTGTAGCTATTGAGGTAAAATATTTTTGTACTTCGGATTTTTTTGGATCTGCTTTTAGTCCAAATGCATCTGCAACTAATCCTCCAAAAGAGGTAAACACATCTAAGAATCCATTACCTAATTTTATAATTGACTGGTAAAATTCTTTTTCTGGGTCGTTTGTATTAGAAACTTCTCCAGCATTGCTCTTACAGTTGATAAAAACAATGAAAGCAGTCAATAATATTACACTTGAAATTTTTTTCATATTAGTCTCCTTTTATTTTTTATAATAATTGAAATAAATTAATGTCTAATTGTTTTTTAATTAAATTGAGTTAGCTAGTTTTTTTATCATTAAATTTATAAAACATTTATCTATCTTTTTAATTAATTTATAAGATGATTAAATAAAAAGTATATTATTTTTGTTTACTATTTAATGAAAAAGTTTAAAATATTTGGATTTTCTTTATTGATTCATTCTTTTGTATGGAAATAGTTTATTAAATT includes:
- a CDS encoding variable large family protein, which gives rise to MLLKAIADAAKEAAKAASDGDNTSIGNVVRAAAGAGVADASSVKGIAKGMKAIVDAAEATAGKAAGSKEEKKELLKAASDTGTDNADAGHLFSGAANQGADNAQAQKAAGAINAVSGEQILKEIVDAAEKSGDGAAGQQAAAATNPISAAIGADQGDGAAFGNGGNMNQNSKVAAAIVLRGMAKNGKFAVANADHANQKDGVKSAVEGDC